AGGTCGCGGGCGAGTTCGACCTGTCGCCGGGTGTTCCCGCTTCCCGACGGGATCACCGTCGCGCCGAGCTCCTCGGCCCCGGCGTGGAACCCCAGGCCACCGGTGAAAAGGCCGTAGCCGTAGGCGTTCTGGACGGTATCGCTCGAGTCGATCCCCGCCGCGGCCATCGAACGGGCCATCACCTCGTCCCACAGCTCAAGGTCGCGTTCGGTGTAGCCGACGATCTTGGGTTTGCCCGTCGTGCCCGACGAGGCGTGGATACGCAGGAGCTCGTCGTCGTCCACGGCGAAGAGGCCGTCGGGGTACTCGTCGCGGAAGTTCTCCTTCGTCGTGAACGGCAACAGCTCGATGTCCTCGACTGACTGTACGTCCTCGGGCGAGATTCCGGCCTCGTCCAGCCGTTCGCGGTAGAAGGGGACGTTCTCGTAGGCGTGGGCGACGGTCTCGTTGAGCCGCTCGGCCTGCAGCTCACGGCGCTCCTCGCGGGCGGCGCGCTCGGTGGTCCCTGCCATGGCTCGTCCCGAGTCCACGACACCGAATACCAAAGCTCTTGGCTCCCGGTCGTCGACGAGCGTGGACGCTCACACGTCGACGGCTGCGGAGCGGAAAACGAACGGCCGCTCGCTACTCGAACTTCTCGAACGGTTGCTCGCAGGCGTTGCAGTAGTGCATCGACCGACAGAGCGACGGCCCCTTCGGGTGTTCGCGGACGGTGTCCGTCGACTCGCAGTACGGACACTCCGCGCCCGCGTCCTCGCCGCCGGTCGTGACACTCGGGTCCCGGCTCCGTCTCATATGCTCAGTCCGAACTCCCGGAGATCGTCTTTCCCCTGCTCGGTCACCATCTCGATCGTCCACTCGGGGCTCCAGACGAGCCGCACCTCGGCGTCGTCGACGTCCTCGACGTCGGCCGCCGTCTCCTGGACCTGCTCGGTGAGCATGTTTCTGGCCGGACAGCCCGAGTAGGTCAGCGTCATGTCGACGAGCGCATATCCGTCCTCGACGGTCACGCCGTAGATCAGCCCGAGGTCGACGACGCTGATCGGCATCTCGGGATCCTCGATCCCGTAGAGGGCCTCCCAGACGTCGGCCTCGACGCCCGTTGCGTCCTCGCCGGTTGCCGGCAGTTCCTCGGCGCCCTCGCCCTCTCGGTACTCCG
This genomic window from Natronococcus occultus SP4 contains:
- the paaE gene encoding 1,2-phenylacetyl-CoA epoxidase subunit PaaE codes for the protein MRRSRDPSVTTGGEDAGAECPYCESTDTVREHPKGPSLCRSMHYCNACEQPFEKFE
- the paaD gene encoding 1,2-phenylacetyl-CoA epoxidase subunit PaaD, which translates into the protein MSSEIPDPDADATPCAYTEYREGEGAEELPATGEDATGVEADVWEALYGIEDPEMPISVVDLGLIYGVTVEDGYALVDMTLTYSGCPARNMLTEQVQETAADVEDVDDAEVRLVWSPEWTIEMVTEQGKDDLREFGLSI